Proteins from a single region of Parambassis ranga chromosome 16, fParRan2.1, whole genome shotgun sequence:
- the fam171a1 gene encoding protein FAM171A1 isoform X5 translates to MVYEDVVEIVSSLQGLTERPSVHFQRRALSLPSNTSYANLTALLTVASSPSQIQYFPHLHILGGNGTGTEKKFELTAVAAISVHLLASDGVELQVNEPITVSVPLPADSSLKENDHIPAWRFDPRLGAWIKSSWGHVQRDGNQLSLTYIAPQLGYWVAAMSSLHAGPVVVKDISMYHTVFLLAILGGMALILLCLLCLLLYYCRRRCLKPRASHRKLTLSSGLDGSKRDQATSMSHLNLISNELELVSTATEPDMTTPMLKPSSYEHQDNQRQHSLIHHSKHSRCSLGNNSHHGSSLGNLTPRSGDYRQSVETFQLKAALSSGTDRGYRQSYTSVCSSSNQFSDALSSANRSQGFAMQQSSAGIINSISPSPPSHSPSRGEGGECRAPDHLLSRSVDHLERPNPQSLSRPGQLLCCGSVDLLSGGEGYPRVRPTLVIPAHYMRLPGEHPLSGQALLLQTDQQSDLETIQAELNASHSQQPLGQTPTDYTPGPTKQGDGERLGLSESLSIPAALGETALVEINSEDTLLAEKTLMELRGGKPLPHPRAWFVSLDGRSNAHIRHSYIDLQRAGCHSNTSSSGQQGNSSVGRHGNSNDASLDSGVDLNEPRVGRRVRDAEKEQRHVEKDKLKGAIPANVYTQLVYVDDLDRGGSEEEKGSPQDNKTGPILSDNVKGNGENEGQGDVDGKNAEGIQIQEEPPSLSSGSPASPPPLPTPEGVTFRTDHALLSVSPEDDAAHEDGEEEEKKSPWQRREERPLLAFNLK, encoded by the exons ATGGTGTATGAAGATGTTGTTGAGATTGTATCGAGCTTACAAG GTTTGACAGAACGGCCCAGTGTTCACTTCCAGCGCAGAGCCCTCAGTCTCCCTTCCAACACATCCTACGCCAACTTGACTGCTCTGCTTACTGTGGCAAGCTCCCCCTCACAAATCCAGTACTTTCCCCACCTGCACATTCTTGGAGGTAATGGCACAG GCACTGAGAAGAAGTTTGAGTTGACTGCTGTAGCAGCCATCTCTGTTCACCTATTGGCCAGCGATGGAGTGGAGCTGCAAGTGAATGAGCCAATCACCGTCTCTGTGCCGCTGCCAGCTGACAGCAGCCTCAAGGAAAATGATCACATCCCTGCTTGGAGATTTGACCCCCGCTTGG gCGCCTGGATAAAGAGCAGTTGGGGTCATGTGCAGAGGGACGGCAACCAGCTCAGTCTGACCTACATTGCTCCTCAGCTGGGGTATTGGGTGGCCGCcatgtcctctctacatgcaG GTCCCGTTGTTGTGAAGGACATCAGCATGTATCACACTGTGTTTCTCTTGGCTATACTGGGAGGCATGGCTCTCATcctgctctgcctgctctgCCTCCTGCTATACTACTGCAG ACGCCGTTGTTTGAAGCCCCGCGCATCTCACCGTAAGCTCACACTTTCCTCTGGCCTGGATGGCAGTAAGAGGGACCAAGCCACCTCGATGTCTCATCTGAACCTCATCAGCAACGAG CTGGAACTTGTGTCTACAGCAACTGAGCCAGATATGACCACTCCAATGCTGAAGCCTTCCTCATATGAGCACCAAGATAATCAACGTCAACACAGCTTAATCCATCACAGCAAACACAGCCGCTGCTCTCTTGGCAACAACAGTCACCATGGCTCATCTCTTGGCAATCTGACTCCTCGCAGTGGAGACTACCGGCAGTCTGTGGAGACGTTCCAGTTGAAGGCTGCGCTTTCATCTGGGACAGACAGGGGGTACCGTCAATCATACACCTCCGTCTGCTCATCCAGCAACCAGTTTTCAGATGCACTGTCATCAGCCAATCGTAGTCAGGGGTTTGCTATGCAGCAAAGCAGTGCAGGGATTATCAATTCTATCTCTCCTTCGCCTCCTTCTCACTCCCCCAGTAGAGGGGAGGGAGGTGAGTGCAGGGCTCCTGACCACCTTCTGTCCCGCTCTGTCGACCATCTAGAGCGTCCTAATCCCCAGTCACTCTCACGGCCGGGCCAGTTGCTCTGCTGTGGCTCTGTAGATCTGCTGAGTGGAGGGGAAGGATACCCGAGAGTGCGCCCTACACTGGTGATCCCAGCACACTACATGCGCCTACCTGGGGAGCACCCTCTGTCTGGCCAGGCCCTTCTGCTGCAGACTGACCAGCAGAGTGACCTAGAGACTATCCAGGCTGAGCTTAATGCTTCACATTCCCAGCAGCCCTTGGGGCAAACGCCCACTGACTATACTCCAGGTCCAACTAAGCAGGGTGATGGAGAGCGTCTTGGCCTGTCGGAGTCTCTGTCCATTCCAGCAGCCCTTGGGGAAACGGCTCTTGTAGAAATAAACAGTGAGGACACCCTGTTGGCTGAAAAGACCTTAATGGAGCTGAGAGGAGGGAAGCCTCTGCCTCACCCACGAGCTTGGTTTGTCTCCCTGGATGGCCGCTCCAACGCTCATATCCGCCACTCCTATATTGACCTCCAACGGGCAGGGTGCCATAGCAACACATCAAGTTCAGGTCAGCAGGGCAACAGCAGTGTTGGGCGGCATGGCAATAGCAATGATGCCAGTCTGGATTCTGGTGTAGACCTGAATGAGCCAAGAGTGGGGCGCAGAGTGAGGGATGCAGAGAAGGAGCAAAGACATGTTGAGAAAGACAAATTAAAGGGTGCAATACCAGCCAATGTGTACACTCAGCTGGTGTATGTGGATGATCTGGATCGGGGAGGCAGTGAGGAAGAGAAGGGCAGCCCCCAGGACAACAAAACGGGACCCATCCTCTCAGACAACGTAAAGGGTAATGGAGAGAATGAGGGGCAGGGGGATGTGGATGGGAAAAATGCTGAGGGAATACAAATACAGGAGGAACCACCCTCGCTTTCTTCAGGGTCCCcggcttctcctcctcctctaccaaCTCCAGAGGGAGTGACTTTCAGGACTGATCATGCACTGCTGTCGGTCTCCCCAGAAGATGATGCAGCAcatgaggatggagaggaagaagagaagaaaagcccctggcagaggagggaggagcgaCCCCTGCTGGCTTTCAACCTCAAATGA
- the fam171a1 gene encoding protein FAM171A1 isoform X3, translated as MMRAVNRRRTAAIVLCLLGVLVSKATAKTLPEDTATQEVTLKVHLSDATTHQPLLGATIQLFANHTAVALETSSADGNSYLRFPYHLGTLLVVTATKQGYVPNSMPWSPSRLPVFSSISLDLLPERAATLMVYEDVVEIVSSLQGTEKKFELTAVAAISVHLLASDGVELQVNEPITVSVPLPADSSLKENDHIPAWRFDPRLGAWIKSSWGHVQRDGNQLSLTYIAPQLGYWVAAMSSLHAGPVVVKDISMYHTVFLLAILGGMALILLCLLCLLLYYCRRRCLKPRASHRKLTLSSGLDGSKRDQATSMSHLNLISNELELVSTATEPDMTTPMLKPSSYEHQDNQRQHSLIHHSKHSRCSLGNNSHHGSSLGNLTPRSGDYRQSVETFQLKAALSSGTDRGYRQSYTSVCSSSNQFSDALSSANRSQGFAMQQSSAGIINSISPSPPSHSPSRGEGGECRAPDHLLSRSVDHLERPNPQSLSRPGQLLCCGSVDLLSGGEGYPRVRPTLVIPAHYMRLPGEHPLSGQALLLQTDQQSDLETIQAELNASHSQQPLGQTPTDYTPGPTKQGDGERLGLSESLSIPAALGETALVEINSEDTLLAEKTLMELRGGKPLPHPRAWFVSLDGRSNAHIRHSYIDLQRAGCHSNTSSSGQQGNSSVGRHGNSNDASLDSGVDLNEPRVGRRVRDAEKEQRHVEKDKLKGAIPANVYTQLVYVDDLDRGGSEEEKGSPQDNKTGPILSDNVKGNGENEGQGDVDGKNAEGIQIQEEPPSLSSGSPASPPPLPTPEGVTFRTDHALLSVSPEDDAAHEDGEEEEKKSPWQRREERPLLAFNLK; from the exons AAGTGACTCTAAAGGTACACCTCAGCGATGCCACTACTCACCAGCCCCTTCTTGGAGCCACCATACAGCTCTTTGCCAACCACACTGCTGTAGCCTTGGAAACCTCATCAGCTGATGGCAACTCTTACCTGCGCTTCCCTTATCACCTTGGGACACTGCTTGTTGTCACCGCAACCAAACAGGGATATGTGCCAAACTCTATGCCCTGGAGTCCCTCCAGACTGCCTG TATTTTCCTCCATCAGTCTGGACCTGCTGCCAGAAAGAGCTGCTACTCTGATGGTGTATGAAGATGTTGTTGAGATTGTATCGAGCTTACAAG GCACTGAGAAGAAGTTTGAGTTGACTGCTGTAGCAGCCATCTCTGTTCACCTATTGGCCAGCGATGGAGTGGAGCTGCAAGTGAATGAGCCAATCACCGTCTCTGTGCCGCTGCCAGCTGACAGCAGCCTCAAGGAAAATGATCACATCCCTGCTTGGAGATTTGACCCCCGCTTGG gCGCCTGGATAAAGAGCAGTTGGGGTCATGTGCAGAGGGACGGCAACCAGCTCAGTCTGACCTACATTGCTCCTCAGCTGGGGTATTGGGTGGCCGCcatgtcctctctacatgcaG GTCCCGTTGTTGTGAAGGACATCAGCATGTATCACACTGTGTTTCTCTTGGCTATACTGGGAGGCATGGCTCTCATcctgctctgcctgctctgCCTCCTGCTATACTACTGCAG ACGCCGTTGTTTGAAGCCCCGCGCATCTCACCGTAAGCTCACACTTTCCTCTGGCCTGGATGGCAGTAAGAGGGACCAAGCCACCTCGATGTCTCATCTGAACCTCATCAGCAACGAG CTGGAACTTGTGTCTACAGCAACTGAGCCAGATATGACCACTCCAATGCTGAAGCCTTCCTCATATGAGCACCAAGATAATCAACGTCAACACAGCTTAATCCATCACAGCAAACACAGCCGCTGCTCTCTTGGCAACAACAGTCACCATGGCTCATCTCTTGGCAATCTGACTCCTCGCAGTGGAGACTACCGGCAGTCTGTGGAGACGTTCCAGTTGAAGGCTGCGCTTTCATCTGGGACAGACAGGGGGTACCGTCAATCATACACCTCCGTCTGCTCATCCAGCAACCAGTTTTCAGATGCACTGTCATCAGCCAATCGTAGTCAGGGGTTTGCTATGCAGCAAAGCAGTGCAGGGATTATCAATTCTATCTCTCCTTCGCCTCCTTCTCACTCCCCCAGTAGAGGGGAGGGAGGTGAGTGCAGGGCTCCTGACCACCTTCTGTCCCGCTCTGTCGACCATCTAGAGCGTCCTAATCCCCAGTCACTCTCACGGCCGGGCCAGTTGCTCTGCTGTGGCTCTGTAGATCTGCTGAGTGGAGGGGAAGGATACCCGAGAGTGCGCCCTACACTGGTGATCCCAGCACACTACATGCGCCTACCTGGGGAGCACCCTCTGTCTGGCCAGGCCCTTCTGCTGCAGACTGACCAGCAGAGTGACCTAGAGACTATCCAGGCTGAGCTTAATGCTTCACATTCCCAGCAGCCCTTGGGGCAAACGCCCACTGACTATACTCCAGGTCCAACTAAGCAGGGTGATGGAGAGCGTCTTGGCCTGTCGGAGTCTCTGTCCATTCCAGCAGCCCTTGGGGAAACGGCTCTTGTAGAAATAAACAGTGAGGACACCCTGTTGGCTGAAAAGACCTTAATGGAGCTGAGAGGAGGGAAGCCTCTGCCTCACCCACGAGCTTGGTTTGTCTCCCTGGATGGCCGCTCCAACGCTCATATCCGCCACTCCTATATTGACCTCCAACGGGCAGGGTGCCATAGCAACACATCAAGTTCAGGTCAGCAGGGCAACAGCAGTGTTGGGCGGCATGGCAATAGCAATGATGCCAGTCTGGATTCTGGTGTAGACCTGAATGAGCCAAGAGTGGGGCGCAGAGTGAGGGATGCAGAGAAGGAGCAAAGACATGTTGAGAAAGACAAATTAAAGGGTGCAATACCAGCCAATGTGTACACTCAGCTGGTGTATGTGGATGATCTGGATCGGGGAGGCAGTGAGGAAGAGAAGGGCAGCCCCCAGGACAACAAAACGGGACCCATCCTCTCAGACAACGTAAAGGGTAATGGAGAGAATGAGGGGCAGGGGGATGTGGATGGGAAAAATGCTGAGGGAATACAAATACAGGAGGAACCACCCTCGCTTTCTTCAGGGTCCCcggcttctcctcctcctctaccaaCTCCAGAGGGAGTGACTTTCAGGACTGATCATGCACTGCTGTCGGTCTCCCCAGAAGATGATGCAGCAcatgaggatggagaggaagaagagaagaaaagcccctggcagaggagggaggagcgaCCCCTGCTGGCTTTCAACCTCAAATGA
- the fam171a1 gene encoding protein FAM171A1 isoform X2, whose protein sequence is MMRAVNRRRTAAIVLCLLGVLVSKATAKTLPEDTATQEVTLKVHLSDATTHQPLLGATIQLFANHTAVALETSSADGNSYLRFPYHLGTLLVVTATKQGYVPNSMPWSPSRLPVFSSISLDLLPERAATLMVYEDVVEIVSSLQGLTERPSVHFQRRALSLPSNTSYANLTALLTVASSPSQIQYFPHLHILGGTEKKFELTAVAAISVHLLASDGVELQVNEPITVSVPLPADSSLKENDHIPAWRFDPRLGAWIKSSWGHVQRDGNQLSLTYIAPQLGYWVAAMSSLHAGPVVVKDISMYHTVFLLAILGGMALILLCLLCLLLYYCRRRCLKPRASHRKLTLSSGLDGSKRDQATSMSHLNLISNELELVSTATEPDMTTPMLKPSSYEHQDNQRQHSLIHHSKHSRCSLGNNSHHGSSLGNLTPRSGDYRQSVETFQLKAALSSGTDRGYRQSYTSVCSSSNQFSDALSSANRSQGFAMQQSSAGIINSISPSPPSHSPSRGEGGECRAPDHLLSRSVDHLERPNPQSLSRPGQLLCCGSVDLLSGGEGYPRVRPTLVIPAHYMRLPGEHPLSGQALLLQTDQQSDLETIQAELNASHSQQPLGQTPTDYTPGPTKQGDGERLGLSESLSIPAALGETALVEINSEDTLLAEKTLMELRGGKPLPHPRAWFVSLDGRSNAHIRHSYIDLQRAGCHSNTSSSGQQGNSSVGRHGNSNDASLDSGVDLNEPRVGRRVRDAEKEQRHVEKDKLKGAIPANVYTQLVYVDDLDRGGSEEEKGSPQDNKTGPILSDNVKGNGENEGQGDVDGKNAEGIQIQEEPPSLSSGSPASPPPLPTPEGVTFRTDHALLSVSPEDDAAHEDGEEEEKKSPWQRREERPLLAFNLK, encoded by the exons AAGTGACTCTAAAGGTACACCTCAGCGATGCCACTACTCACCAGCCCCTTCTTGGAGCCACCATACAGCTCTTTGCCAACCACACTGCTGTAGCCTTGGAAACCTCATCAGCTGATGGCAACTCTTACCTGCGCTTCCCTTATCACCTTGGGACACTGCTTGTTGTCACCGCAACCAAACAGGGATATGTGCCAAACTCTATGCCCTGGAGTCCCTCCAGACTGCCTG TATTTTCCTCCATCAGTCTGGACCTGCTGCCAGAAAGAGCTGCTACTCTGATGGTGTATGAAGATGTTGTTGAGATTGTATCGAGCTTACAAG GTTTGACAGAACGGCCCAGTGTTCACTTCCAGCGCAGAGCCCTCAGTCTCCCTTCCAACACATCCTACGCCAACTTGACTGCTCTGCTTACTGTGGCAAGCTCCCCCTCACAAATCCAGTACTTTCCCCACCTGCACATTCTTGGAG GCACTGAGAAGAAGTTTGAGTTGACTGCTGTAGCAGCCATCTCTGTTCACCTATTGGCCAGCGATGGAGTGGAGCTGCAAGTGAATGAGCCAATCACCGTCTCTGTGCCGCTGCCAGCTGACAGCAGCCTCAAGGAAAATGATCACATCCCTGCTTGGAGATTTGACCCCCGCTTGG gCGCCTGGATAAAGAGCAGTTGGGGTCATGTGCAGAGGGACGGCAACCAGCTCAGTCTGACCTACATTGCTCCTCAGCTGGGGTATTGGGTGGCCGCcatgtcctctctacatgcaG GTCCCGTTGTTGTGAAGGACATCAGCATGTATCACACTGTGTTTCTCTTGGCTATACTGGGAGGCATGGCTCTCATcctgctctgcctgctctgCCTCCTGCTATACTACTGCAG ACGCCGTTGTTTGAAGCCCCGCGCATCTCACCGTAAGCTCACACTTTCCTCTGGCCTGGATGGCAGTAAGAGGGACCAAGCCACCTCGATGTCTCATCTGAACCTCATCAGCAACGAG CTGGAACTTGTGTCTACAGCAACTGAGCCAGATATGACCACTCCAATGCTGAAGCCTTCCTCATATGAGCACCAAGATAATCAACGTCAACACAGCTTAATCCATCACAGCAAACACAGCCGCTGCTCTCTTGGCAACAACAGTCACCATGGCTCATCTCTTGGCAATCTGACTCCTCGCAGTGGAGACTACCGGCAGTCTGTGGAGACGTTCCAGTTGAAGGCTGCGCTTTCATCTGGGACAGACAGGGGGTACCGTCAATCATACACCTCCGTCTGCTCATCCAGCAACCAGTTTTCAGATGCACTGTCATCAGCCAATCGTAGTCAGGGGTTTGCTATGCAGCAAAGCAGTGCAGGGATTATCAATTCTATCTCTCCTTCGCCTCCTTCTCACTCCCCCAGTAGAGGGGAGGGAGGTGAGTGCAGGGCTCCTGACCACCTTCTGTCCCGCTCTGTCGACCATCTAGAGCGTCCTAATCCCCAGTCACTCTCACGGCCGGGCCAGTTGCTCTGCTGTGGCTCTGTAGATCTGCTGAGTGGAGGGGAAGGATACCCGAGAGTGCGCCCTACACTGGTGATCCCAGCACACTACATGCGCCTACCTGGGGAGCACCCTCTGTCTGGCCAGGCCCTTCTGCTGCAGACTGACCAGCAGAGTGACCTAGAGACTATCCAGGCTGAGCTTAATGCTTCACATTCCCAGCAGCCCTTGGGGCAAACGCCCACTGACTATACTCCAGGTCCAACTAAGCAGGGTGATGGAGAGCGTCTTGGCCTGTCGGAGTCTCTGTCCATTCCAGCAGCCCTTGGGGAAACGGCTCTTGTAGAAATAAACAGTGAGGACACCCTGTTGGCTGAAAAGACCTTAATGGAGCTGAGAGGAGGGAAGCCTCTGCCTCACCCACGAGCTTGGTTTGTCTCCCTGGATGGCCGCTCCAACGCTCATATCCGCCACTCCTATATTGACCTCCAACGGGCAGGGTGCCATAGCAACACATCAAGTTCAGGTCAGCAGGGCAACAGCAGTGTTGGGCGGCATGGCAATAGCAATGATGCCAGTCTGGATTCTGGTGTAGACCTGAATGAGCCAAGAGTGGGGCGCAGAGTGAGGGATGCAGAGAAGGAGCAAAGACATGTTGAGAAAGACAAATTAAAGGGTGCAATACCAGCCAATGTGTACACTCAGCTGGTGTATGTGGATGATCTGGATCGGGGAGGCAGTGAGGAAGAGAAGGGCAGCCCCCAGGACAACAAAACGGGACCCATCCTCTCAGACAACGTAAAGGGTAATGGAGAGAATGAGGGGCAGGGGGATGTGGATGGGAAAAATGCTGAGGGAATACAAATACAGGAGGAACCACCCTCGCTTTCTTCAGGGTCCCcggcttctcctcctcctctaccaaCTCCAGAGGGAGTGACTTTCAGGACTGATCATGCACTGCTGTCGGTCTCCCCAGAAGATGATGCAGCAcatgaggatggagaggaagaagagaagaaaagcccctggcagaggagggaggagcgaCCCCTGCTGGCTTTCAACCTCAAATGA
- the fam171a1 gene encoding protein FAM171A1 isoform X4, whose amino-acid sequence MMRAVNRRRTAAIVLCLLGVLVSKATAKTLPEDTATQEVTLKVHLSDATTHQPLLGATIQLFANHTAVALETSSADGNSYLRFPYHLGTLLVVTATKQGYVPNSMPWSPSRLPVFSSISLDLLPERAATLMVYEDVVEIVSSLQGLTERPSVHFQRRALSLPSNTSYANLTALLTVASSPSQIQYFPHLHILGGNGTGAWIKSSWGHVQRDGNQLSLTYIAPQLGYWVAAMSSLHAGPVVVKDISMYHTVFLLAILGGMALILLCLLCLLLYYCRRRCLKPRASHRKLTLSSGLDGSKRDQATSMSHLNLISNELELVSTATEPDMTTPMLKPSSYEHQDNQRQHSLIHHSKHSRCSLGNNSHHGSSLGNLTPRSGDYRQSVETFQLKAALSSGTDRGYRQSYTSVCSSSNQFSDALSSANRSQGFAMQQSSAGIINSISPSPPSHSPSRGEGGECRAPDHLLSRSVDHLERPNPQSLSRPGQLLCCGSVDLLSGGEGYPRVRPTLVIPAHYMRLPGEHPLSGQALLLQTDQQSDLETIQAELNASHSQQPLGQTPTDYTPGPTKQGDGERLGLSESLSIPAALGETALVEINSEDTLLAEKTLMELRGGKPLPHPRAWFVSLDGRSNAHIRHSYIDLQRAGCHSNTSSSGQQGNSSVGRHGNSNDASLDSGVDLNEPRVGRRVRDAEKEQRHVEKDKLKGAIPANVYTQLVYVDDLDRGGSEEEKGSPQDNKTGPILSDNVKGNGENEGQGDVDGKNAEGIQIQEEPPSLSSGSPASPPPLPTPEGVTFRTDHALLSVSPEDDAAHEDGEEEEKKSPWQRREERPLLAFNLK is encoded by the exons AAGTGACTCTAAAGGTACACCTCAGCGATGCCACTACTCACCAGCCCCTTCTTGGAGCCACCATACAGCTCTTTGCCAACCACACTGCTGTAGCCTTGGAAACCTCATCAGCTGATGGCAACTCTTACCTGCGCTTCCCTTATCACCTTGGGACACTGCTTGTTGTCACCGCAACCAAACAGGGATATGTGCCAAACTCTATGCCCTGGAGTCCCTCCAGACTGCCTG TATTTTCCTCCATCAGTCTGGACCTGCTGCCAGAAAGAGCTGCTACTCTGATGGTGTATGAAGATGTTGTTGAGATTGTATCGAGCTTACAAG GTTTGACAGAACGGCCCAGTGTTCACTTCCAGCGCAGAGCCCTCAGTCTCCCTTCCAACACATCCTACGCCAACTTGACTGCTCTGCTTACTGTGGCAAGCTCCCCCTCACAAATCCAGTACTTTCCCCACCTGCACATTCTTGGAGGTAATGGCACAG gCGCCTGGATAAAGAGCAGTTGGGGTCATGTGCAGAGGGACGGCAACCAGCTCAGTCTGACCTACATTGCTCCTCAGCTGGGGTATTGGGTGGCCGCcatgtcctctctacatgcaG GTCCCGTTGTTGTGAAGGACATCAGCATGTATCACACTGTGTTTCTCTTGGCTATACTGGGAGGCATGGCTCTCATcctgctctgcctgctctgCCTCCTGCTATACTACTGCAG ACGCCGTTGTTTGAAGCCCCGCGCATCTCACCGTAAGCTCACACTTTCCTCTGGCCTGGATGGCAGTAAGAGGGACCAAGCCACCTCGATGTCTCATCTGAACCTCATCAGCAACGAG CTGGAACTTGTGTCTACAGCAACTGAGCCAGATATGACCACTCCAATGCTGAAGCCTTCCTCATATGAGCACCAAGATAATCAACGTCAACACAGCTTAATCCATCACAGCAAACACAGCCGCTGCTCTCTTGGCAACAACAGTCACCATGGCTCATCTCTTGGCAATCTGACTCCTCGCAGTGGAGACTACCGGCAGTCTGTGGAGACGTTCCAGTTGAAGGCTGCGCTTTCATCTGGGACAGACAGGGGGTACCGTCAATCATACACCTCCGTCTGCTCATCCAGCAACCAGTTTTCAGATGCACTGTCATCAGCCAATCGTAGTCAGGGGTTTGCTATGCAGCAAAGCAGTGCAGGGATTATCAATTCTATCTCTCCTTCGCCTCCTTCTCACTCCCCCAGTAGAGGGGAGGGAGGTGAGTGCAGGGCTCCTGACCACCTTCTGTCCCGCTCTGTCGACCATCTAGAGCGTCCTAATCCCCAGTCACTCTCACGGCCGGGCCAGTTGCTCTGCTGTGGCTCTGTAGATCTGCTGAGTGGAGGGGAAGGATACCCGAGAGTGCGCCCTACACTGGTGATCCCAGCACACTACATGCGCCTACCTGGGGAGCACCCTCTGTCTGGCCAGGCCCTTCTGCTGCAGACTGACCAGCAGAGTGACCTAGAGACTATCCAGGCTGAGCTTAATGCTTCACATTCCCAGCAGCCCTTGGGGCAAACGCCCACTGACTATACTCCAGGTCCAACTAAGCAGGGTGATGGAGAGCGTCTTGGCCTGTCGGAGTCTCTGTCCATTCCAGCAGCCCTTGGGGAAACGGCTCTTGTAGAAATAAACAGTGAGGACACCCTGTTGGCTGAAAAGACCTTAATGGAGCTGAGAGGAGGGAAGCCTCTGCCTCACCCACGAGCTTGGTTTGTCTCCCTGGATGGCCGCTCCAACGCTCATATCCGCCACTCCTATATTGACCTCCAACGGGCAGGGTGCCATAGCAACACATCAAGTTCAGGTCAGCAGGGCAACAGCAGTGTTGGGCGGCATGGCAATAGCAATGATGCCAGTCTGGATTCTGGTGTAGACCTGAATGAGCCAAGAGTGGGGCGCAGAGTGAGGGATGCAGAGAAGGAGCAAAGACATGTTGAGAAAGACAAATTAAAGGGTGCAATACCAGCCAATGTGTACACTCAGCTGGTGTATGTGGATGATCTGGATCGGGGAGGCAGTGAGGAAGAGAAGGGCAGCCCCCAGGACAACAAAACGGGACCCATCCTCTCAGACAACGTAAAGGGTAATGGAGAGAATGAGGGGCAGGGGGATGTGGATGGGAAAAATGCTGAGGGAATACAAATACAGGAGGAACCACCCTCGCTTTCTTCAGGGTCCCcggcttctcctcctcctctaccaaCTCCAGAGGGAGTGACTTTCAGGACTGATCATGCACTGCTGTCGGTCTCCCCAGAAGATGATGCAGCAcatgaggatggagaggaagaagagaagaaaagcccctggcagaggagggaggagcgaCCCCTGCTGGCTTTCAACCTCAAATGA